One Flavobacterium sp. 90 DNA segment encodes these proteins:
- the gap gene encoding type I glyceraldehyde-3-phosphate dehydrogenase, which produces MKTRIAINGFGRIGRNLFRLLLNHPQIEVVAINDIADNRTMSHLIKYDSIHGVLPYKVSHDDEGIIVDEKHYLFFHEKSISNLDWKSHNIDFVIESTGKYKTHEELNAHIEAGAKKVILSAPSEVDTIKTVVLGVNENILDGTENIVSNASCTTNNAAPMIKIIDDLCGIEQAYITTIHSYTTDQSLHDQPHKDLRRARGASQSIVPTTTGAAKALTKIFPKLHHKIGGCGIRVPVPDGSLTDITFNVKRAVTIEEINNAFEKASKTNLKGILDYTEDPIVSVDVIGNTHSCLFDAQLTSVIDKMVKVVGWYDNEIGYSSRLIDLILLIKKT; this is translated from the coding sequence TTGAAAACTAGAATTGCTATCAACGGTTTTGGAAGAATTGGAAGAAATTTGTTCCGTCTTCTTTTAAACCATCCCCAAATAGAAGTCGTTGCAATTAATGATATTGCAGATAACAGAACCATGTCGCATTTGATAAAATACGACAGTATTCACGGAGTTTTACCTTATAAAGTTAGTCATGATGACGAAGGTATTATTGTTGACGAAAAACATTATTTATTCTTTCATGAAAAAAGCATTTCTAATTTAGACTGGAAAAGCCACAATATTGATTTTGTGATTGAGTCTACCGGAAAATACAAAACTCATGAAGAACTTAATGCTCATATTGAAGCCGGAGCAAAAAAAGTAATTCTTTCAGCTCCATCAGAAGTTGACACTATAAAAACGGTAGTTCTTGGTGTAAATGAAAATATCCTGGACGGAACTGAAAATATTGTTTCGAATGCAAGCTGTACGACAAATAATGCCGCTCCAATGATAAAAATCATTGATGATTTATGCGGAATTGAGCAAGCTTACATCACAACAATACATTCCTACACAACAGACCAAAGTCTTCACGACCAACCACATAAGGACTTGCGACGTGCAAGAGGTGCGAGTCAGTCGATTGTTCCAACAACTACGGGTGCAGCTAAGGCATTAACGAAAATTTTTCCTAAATTGCATCATAAAATCGGAGGTTGTGGAATTCGTGTTCCTGTTCCGGATGGTTCCCTGACAGACATAACATTTAATGTAAAACGCGCTGTTACGATTGAAGAAATTAATAACGCATTTGAAAAAGCCTCAAAAACAAATTTAAAAGGAATATTAGATTACACAGAAGATCCAATCGTTTCTGTTGATGTAATTGGCAACACACATTCGTGCTTATTTGACGCGCAACTAACATCTGTCATTGACAAAATGGTAAAAGTTGTAGGTTGGTACGATAACGAAATTGGCTATTCATCAAGATTAATAGATTTGATTTTACTAATAAAGAAAACGTAG
- the lipA gene encoding lipoyl synthase, with the protein METVIENIPTGKPKWLKVKLPIGQKYTELRGLVDKYSLNTICTSGSCPNMGECWGEGTATFMILGNVCTRSCGFCGVKTGRPETVDWDEPEKVARSIKIMNIKHAVITSVDRDDLKDGGSIIWIETVKAIRRMNPNTTLETLIPDFQGIERNLDRIVEANPEVVSHNVETVRRLTREVRIQAKYDRSLEVLRYLKEKGINRTKSGIMLGLGETEEEVFQTMTDLRNANVDVVTIGQYLQPSKKHLPVKEFITPEQFAKYEKFGLELGFRHVESGPLVRSSYKAQKHIL; encoded by the coding sequence ATGGAAACAGTCATTGAAAATATACCAACTGGAAAACCTAAATGGTTAAAAGTAAAACTTCCAATTGGACAAAAATATACTGAACTACGTGGTTTGGTTGATAAATATAGCTTAAATACTATTTGTACCTCAGGAAGTTGTCCTAATATGGGCGAATGTTGGGGTGAAGGAACAGCAACTTTCATGATTTTAGGAAATGTTTGTACGCGTTCTTGCGGATTTTGCGGCGTAAAAACCGGAAGACCTGAAACAGTAGATTGGGATGAACCGGAAAAAGTAGCACGTTCTATAAAAATCATGAACATCAAACACGCTGTAATTACTAGTGTTGACAGAGATGATTTGAAAGATGGTGGTTCTATTATCTGGATTGAAACTGTAAAAGCAATTCGTAGAATGAACCCAAATACTACTCTTGAAACTTTAATTCCTGATTTTCAAGGAATCGAAAGAAATCTTGATCGAATTGTAGAAGCAAATCCTGAAGTAGTTTCTCATAATGTTGAAACCGTTCGTCGTTTAACTCGTGAAGTTCGTATTCAGGCAAAATATGATCGTAGTCTGGAAGTTTTACGTTATTTGAAAGAAAAAGGAATCAACAGAACCAAATCCGGAATTATGCTTGGATTAGGTGAAACTGAAGAGGAAGTTTTTCAGACAATGACAGATTTACGCAATGCAAATGTTGATGTTGTTACTATTGGCCAATACCTACAGCCAAGTAAAAAACATTTACCTGTTAAAGAATTTATCACACCCGAACAATTTGCTAAGTATGAAAAATTTGGTCTTGAATTAGGTTTCCGTCATGTCGAAAGCGGGCCTTTAGTTCGTTCCTCATACAAAGCACAAAAACATATTTTATAA
- a CDS encoding M48 family metalloprotease: protein MKKKIIVFGVLFATFGFTRMNAQINFGDKAIGAVQKGISGFTFSNADAAALSKAAVDKMDTEHDVASATDPYTLRLNRVFGKYTAGEGYTLNYKVYKLKEVNAFATADGSVRVYTGLMDIMDDNELLAVIGHEIGHVANHDSQDAIKAAYKKEALMDAAASQSATVASVTDSQLGKIGSAIIDSKFSRKQEAEADLFSYNFMKKNGYNVNAEESAFRILAKMSEGTEASFIDQMMSSHPDSKQRAEDAKKRAEKDGLYKPYVQQKIVNTAPAKTTTKKATTKKTTKKK from the coding sequence ATGAAAAAGAAAATTATTGTATTTGGAGTTTTATTTGCCACATTTGGTTTCACTAGAATGAATGCGCAAATTAATTTTGGAGATAAAGCTATAGGAGCCGTTCAAAAAGGAATTTCAGGTTTTACATTTAGTAATGCTGATGCAGCTGCGTTATCTAAAGCAGCAGTTGATAAAATGGATACAGAGCATGATGTTGCAAGTGCAACTGATCCTTATACTTTAAGATTGAATAGAGTTTTTGGAAAATATACTGCTGGTGAAGGTTATACACTAAACTACAAAGTTTATAAGTTAAAAGAAGTAAACGCTTTTGCAACTGCAGACGGAAGTGTTCGTGTATATACAGGTTTAATGGATATCATGGATGATAATGAATTGCTTGCGGTAATTGGTCACGAAATTGGTCACGTTGCAAATCATGATTCTCAAGATGCTATAAAAGCGGCTTACAAAAAAGAAGCTTTAATGGATGCTGCAGCTTCTCAATCAGCAACAGTTGCAAGTGTTACAGATAGCCAGTTAGGAAAAATTGGAAGTGCGATTATTGATAGTAAATTTAGCCGTAAACAAGAAGCTGAAGCCGATTTGTTTTCTTATAACTTTATGAAAAAGAATGGTTATAATGTAAATGCCGAAGAATCTGCTTTTAGAATTCTTGCTAAAATGAGCGAAGGAACTGAAGCTTCATTTATTGATCAGATGATGAGTTCTCACCCAGATTCTAAACAAAGAGCTGAAGATGCTAAAAAACGTGCTGAAAAAGACGGTTTGTATAAGCCTTATGTGCAACAAAAAATTGTAAATACAGCACCGGCAAAAACAACAACTAAAAAAGCTACGACGAAAAAAACAACTAAAAAGAAATAA
- a CDS encoding PH domain-containing protein, which yields MGIFSAILGNAGSVSQEDLLKKYGQLLTDNEEIEMGFKLIRDTFIFTNKRLILVDVQGITGSKTEYKSIAYKSITRFSVETAGTFDLDAELKIWVASELQPSIVKQFNKSVNVYDVQKVLAFHVLG from the coding sequence ATGGGAATATTTTCTGCTATTCTTGGTAACGCCGGTTCAGTAAGCCAAGAAGATTTACTTAAAAAATACGGACAACTTTTAACTGATAACGAAGAAATCGAAATGGGTTTCAAATTAATCCGTGATACTTTTATCTTCACTAACAAAAGATTAATCTTAGTTGATGTACAAGGAATAACTGGAAGCAAAACAGAATATAAATCAATTGCATACAAAAGCATTACAAGATTCAGTGTAGAAACTGCAGGAACTTTTGATCTTGATGCCGAATTAAAAATCTGGGTTGCAAGTGAATTACAACCAAGTATCGTAAAACAATTCAACAAATCTGTAAATGTTTATGATGTGCAAAAAGTATTAGCATTTCACGTTTTAGGTTAA
- a CDS encoding energy transducer TonB has translation MSKSNIYETTWTDLVFENKNKEYGAYQLRQENSKTTITALFAGLLLLASIGTGSMLINKFRGGTVVDTPTIPDTPTHTTKVDIHDNVVKPEAPKPVAPPKQTVPTPEVVQLTHPVVAAPTEVIPEIATNKQNGPAVDNAAPGNGTPSDNALPGGNGPETVVTPSVSPEVPVIAAALDKLPEFPGGINKFYTFVGNNFNRPELDAEKTLKVYVSFVIERDGSMTDIEVKRDPGYGMGREAIRVLKSLKTKWSPGMLNGKAVRTAYNLPITIKTELE, from the coding sequence ATGTCTAAATCAAACATCTACGAAACCACTTGGACTGACCTAGTTTTCGAAAACAAAAACAAAGAGTACGGCGCGTATCAATTACGTCAGGAAAATTCTAAAACTACCATTACAGCACTATTTGCAGGATTGCTATTATTGGCAAGCATTGGAACTGGTTCGATGTTGATTAATAAATTTAGAGGCGGGACTGTAGTAGATACACCAACTATTCCTGACACTCCAACGCATACAACAAAAGTTGACATTCACGACAACGTAGTGAAGCCGGAAGCGCCAAAACCAGTTGCGCCTCCAAAACAAACTGTACCAACTCCTGAAGTAGTTCAGTTAACACATCCTGTTGTTGCTGCACCAACTGAGGTTATACCGGAAATTGCAACTAATAAACAAAACGGTCCTGCTGTTGACAATGCTGCGCCAGGAAATGGAACTCCTAGTGATAATGCATTACCTGGTGGTAACGGTCCAGAAACAGTAGTAACACCATCTGTGAGTCCAGAGGTTCCTGTAATTGCTGCCGCATTAGACAAATTGCCAGAGTTTCCTGGAGGAATTAATAAATTCTACACTTTCGTGGGAAATAATTTCAACAGACCTGAATTAGATGCAGAAAAAACATTAAAAGTGTATGTTTCTTTCGTAATTGAAAGAGATGGTTCAATGACTGACATCGAAGTAAAAAGAGATCCGGGTTACGGAATGGGTAGAGAAGCAATCAGAGTATTAAAATCATTAAAAACAAAATGGAGTCCGGGAATGCTAAACGGAAAAGCAGTGAGAACCGCTTACAATCTCCCAATAACGATAAAAACTGAACTAGAATAA
- a CDS encoding sigma-70 family RNA polymerase sigma factor, translated as MEINSKIEKAKKGDQIAFTFLLDYYWNEVYGFMLKRTENETTAEDITIETFSKAFDKIASYNSEFQFNTWLIAIAKNVYIDLLRKKKTNLFIEITDADDQQAYNIADPTPSAEDALIKEQNLSRLLLCIKELKPHYQEAIQLRYFQEMTYQEIAVKIDEPLSNVKVKLLRAKKLLAEIIERNR; from the coding sequence TTGGAAATAAATTCTAAAATAGAAAAAGCTAAAAAAGGTGACCAGATCGCCTTTACTTTTTTATTAGATTATTACTGGAATGAAGTATATGGCTTCATGCTAAAACGTACCGAAAACGAAACTACTGCTGAAGATATTACCATTGAGACTTTCTCAAAAGCTTTTGACAAAATAGCCAGTTACAATTCTGAATTTCAATTCAATACCTGGTTAATTGCCATTGCAAAAAATGTCTATATAGATTTACTTCGAAAAAAGAAAACCAATCTTTTTATAGAAATCACTGACGCCGACGATCAGCAGGCTTATAATATTGCTGACCCTACTCCATCTGCTGAAGATGCTTTAATTAAAGAGCAAAACCTCTCCCGATTGCTTCTTTGCATCAAAGAATTAAAACCCCACTATCAGGAAGCAATCCAGTTACGTTACTTTCAGGAAATGACTTATCAGGAAATCGCTGTCAAGATTGACGAGCCTCTGAGCAACGTAAAAGTAAAATTACTTCGTGCCAAAAAATTATTAGCAGAAATCATTGAACGTAATAGATAA
- a CDS encoding glycosyltransferase, whose amino-acid sequence MLITLFYFFIAIVVLQVFYYLGIFGKFAFGKPQEITSKNLPVSVIVCAKNEEENVKKFIPLLAEQDYPDFEIVLIDDASSDETLEVFEEFEQQYPNIRLVKVQNNEAFWGNKKYALTLGIKASRKEYLLFTDADCYPTSKNWITAMTSQFTMNKTIVLGYGGYEKIERSLLNKIIRFETILTAVQYFSWAKIGLPYMGVGRNLAYKKEEFFNVNGFIDHIQVRSGDDDLFINQAATKANTAISYTPESFTYSKPKETYKEWFTQKRRHTSTAEYYKFFDKMQLGLFFSTQLLFFILVIVLLAFQFQWIAVLAILATRYTVVWTVIGFSAGKLKENDLKIWFPIVEIVLIFTQINIFITNIFSKPVHWK is encoded by the coding sequence ATGCTTATAACTTTATTTTACTTCTTTATTGCTATTGTTGTTCTTCAAGTTTTCTATTATTTAGGAATTTTTGGAAAATTTGCTTTTGGGAAACCTCAAGAAATTACATCAAAAAATCTACCGGTTTCAGTAATTGTATGTGCTAAAAATGAAGAAGAAAACGTTAAAAAATTCATTCCATTATTAGCGGAACAAGATTATCCTGATTTTGAAATTGTTTTAATTGACGATGCTTCAAGCGATGAAACGTTAGAAGTTTTTGAAGAATTCGAACAACAATACCCAAATATTCGCTTGGTTAAAGTACAAAATAACGAAGCCTTTTGGGGAAATAAAAAATACGCCCTGACATTAGGAATCAAAGCATCAAGAAAAGAATACTTATTGTTTACTGATGCTGATTGTTATCCAACTTCAAAAAACTGGATTACTGCAATGACTTCGCAATTTACAATGAACAAAACTATTGTTTTGGGTTATGGCGGTTATGAAAAAATAGAACGCTCTTTATTAAATAAAATAATCCGTTTTGAAACAATCTTAACAGCAGTGCAATATTTTTCGTGGGCAAAAATTGGACTTCCATATATGGGAGTTGGACGAAATCTTGCTTATAAAAAAGAAGAATTCTTTAATGTTAATGGTTTTATAGATCACATTCAGGTTCGTTCCGGCGATGATGATTTATTTATTAATCAGGCGGCAACCAAAGCAAATACTGCAATTTCTTATACTCCGGAAAGTTTCACCTATTCAAAACCAAAGGAAACTTATAAAGAATGGTTTACTCAAAAAAGAAGACATACTTCTACGGCTGAGTATTATAAGTTTTTTGATAAAATGCAATTGGGTTTATTTTTCAGCACACAATTATTATTCTTTATATTAGTTATTGTTTTATTGGCTTTCCAATTTCAATGGATTGCCGTATTGGCTATTCTGGCAACACGTTACACCGTTGTTTGGACAGTAATTGGATTTTCTGCGGGGAAATTAAAAGAAAATGATCTTAAAATTTGGTTTCCTATTGTAGAAATCGTGCTTATATTCACGCAAATTAATATCTTTATAACTAATATCTTTTCAAAACCTGTACATTGGAAATAA
- a CDS encoding FMN-binding negative transcriptional regulator — protein sequence MYTPKIYKDEDPESIRTFLKENSFGILINQTHGKLCATHIPIELEVNADGKEILQGHISKLNPQAEGFAENDQVLAVFTGAHIYISSSWYDHENVPTWNYIAVHVYGRIKIVDEATSIEQLKKLVDKYEANSVNPVRVEDLSTKTMREARGIFGFEIEIDEIQATKKLSQNRDDHNYKNIISELEKSENPQAIAVAKEMSKCRK from the coding sequence ATGTACACACCTAAAATATACAAAGACGAAGATCCGGAATCTATCAGAACTTTTTTGAAAGAAAATAGTTTCGGAATCCTGATCAATCAAACTCATGGAAAATTATGTGCAACACATATTCCAATCGAACTTGAAGTAAATGCTGATGGAAAAGAAATACTGCAAGGACATATTTCTAAACTTAATCCGCAAGCAGAAGGTTTTGCAGAAAACGATCAGGTTTTAGCAGTATTTACAGGAGCGCATATTTATATTTCTTCGTCTTGGTACGATCATGAAAATGTACCAACATGGAATTATATAGCCGTACATGTTTACGGACGAATTAAAATTGTTGACGAAGCAACTTCGATAGAACAGCTTAAAAAATTGGTCGATAAATACGAAGCCAATTCTGTAAATCCTGTTCGTGTTGAAGATTTATCAACAAAAACAATGCGTGAAGCCAGAGGAATCTTTGGTTTTGAAATTGAAATCGACGAGATTCAGGCCACCAAAAAACTATCTCAAAACAGAGACGATCATAATTATAAAAATATAATTTCGGAGTTAGAAAAAAGCGAAAACCCTCAGGCTATTGCTGTTGCAAAAGAAATGTCGAAATGCCGAAAGTAA
- a CDS encoding GNAT family N-acetyltransferase produces the protein MTQIPSIKTANPSDEKVAAIIEELSINLYLRFGSDGKNSFTDWQYNNPKFVFAIAELENEILGCGAIRPISDTIGEVKRMYSKFPGQKIGQTILAFLEDKAKTIGYTDLILETRVKNLEAIQFYQKQGYKTIPNYGKYADRPEAICLGKSLK, from the coding sequence ATGACTCAAATACCTTCTATAAAAACAGCAAATCCAAGTGATGAAAAAGTCGCTGCAATTATCGAAGAATTGTCCATAAATCTTTATCTTCGTTTTGGAAGTGACGGAAAAAATTCTTTTACAGATTGGCAATATAACAATCCCAAATTTGTCTTTGCTATTGCCGAACTTGAAAATGAGATTCTGGGTTGTGGCGCTATAAGACCAATTAGCGATACTATTGGCGAAGTAAAACGAATGTATTCAAAATTTCCGGGACAGAAGATTGGTCAAACCATTTTAGCTTTTTTAGAAGATAAAGCCAAAACAATTGGATATACGGATTTGATTCTGGAAACACGAGTAAAAAATCTGGAAGCAATTCAATTTTACCAAAAACAAGGATATAAAACAATTCCGAATTACGGAAAATATGCAGATCGACCAGAAGCTATTTGTCTTGGAAAATCTCTAAAATAA
- the murB gene encoding UDP-N-acetylmuramate dehydrogenase — MEIQSNFSLKNYNTFGIEASAKQFVAVHSVTELKTILEENKNEKKFILGGGSNMLLTKDIDALVIHIDLKGKKIIKEDDDFVWVESQAGETWHDFVLWTIDNNFGGLENMSLIPGNVGTTPVQNIGAYGTEIKDTFVSCEAINIESQEMKTFTNAECNFGYRESIFKNEVKDQYIITSVVYKLTKHNHKINTSYGDITAELAKNNITNPTLKDVSNAVIAIRQSKLPDPKELGNSGSFFKNPILLKSDFEKIHQKFPEMKYYEVSETEVKVPAGWLIEQAGFKGKRFGDAGVHKNQALVLVNYGNATGQEILAVSRDVQKTVFETFGIHIEAEVNVI, encoded by the coding sequence ATGGAAATCCAATCCAATTTTTCTTTAAAAAACTACAATACTTTTGGCATTGAAGCCAGCGCTAAACAATTTGTTGCAGTACATTCAGTTACTGAATTAAAAACTATTCTGGAAGAAAATAAAAACGAGAAAAAATTTATTTTAGGAGGCGGAAGCAATATGCTTCTTACTAAAGACATCGATGCTTTGGTGATTCATATTGATTTAAAAGGAAAAAAAATCATTAAAGAAGACGACGATTTTGTTTGGGTTGAAAGCCAAGCTGGTGAAACCTGGCACGATTTCGTATTATGGACAATCGACAATAATTTTGGAGGTTTAGAAAACATGTCTCTAATTCCTGGAAATGTTGGCACAACGCCAGTTCAGAATATTGGCGCATACGGAACGGAGATAAAAGACACTTTTGTTTCGTGTGAAGCGATTAATATCGAATCTCAGGAAATGAAAACTTTCACTAATGCCGAATGTAATTTTGGATATCGTGAAAGCATCTTTAAAAATGAAGTTAAAGATCAATATATAATTACTTCTGTAGTTTATAAATTGACGAAACACAATCATAAAATCAATACTTCTTACGGAGATATTACTGCCGAATTGGCTAAAAACAACATTACAAATCCAACTCTAAAAGATGTTAGTAATGCTGTAATCGCAATCAGACAAAGCAAATTACCTGATCCAAAAGAATTAGGAAATAGCGGAAGTTTCTTTAAAAACCCAATTTTATTGAAATCTGATTTCGAAAAAATCCATCAGAAATTCCCTGAAATGAAATATTATGAAGTTTCAGAAACCGAAGTAAAAGTTCCGGCTGGCTGGTTAATCGAACAAGCTGGTTTTAAAGGAAAACGTTTTGGTGACGCGGGAGTTCATAAAAATCAAGCTTTGGTTTTGGTAAATTACGGAAACGCAACAGGACAAGAAATCTTAGCCGTTTCGAGAGATGTTCAGAAAACCGTTTTTGAAACCTTCGGAATTCATATTGAAGCAGAAGTAAATGTAATTTAA
- the hisC gene encoding histidinol-phosphate transaminase yields MNNRRNWLKQIGLGTIGLGFCQLEAFASPTEEYILPDLDNSPILLRSNENPYGPSPLARAAMAKSINSSNRYGWTLWPELITLIAKKNNVSDNNITLGAGSTEILDLVLQYTASKKGNFIMAETTFDYWTAPYEKLGLKKITVPLTKDKKHDLPAMLKAIDSETKMIYICNPNNPTGTICNREELVSFINEASKKAIVFVDEAYIDFTKEQSLTDLVMENKNVIITKTFSKMYGLAGARVGYAVAHSATIDEINSFKSSPNMSVSVVSATAAIASLNDEKFIQQVYTSNEEVKKYTIEQLTKLNLECIPSYSNFVYFSLENYKKDYFKQLADHNIMGTRIYEENGKWTRITIGTLKEMQRFIAAIN; encoded by the coding sequence ATGAATAACAGAAGAAATTGGCTAAAACAAATAGGATTAGGCACAATAGGATTAGGATTTTGTCAGCTTGAAGCATTTGCAAGTCCTACAGAAGAATACATTTTACCTGATTTAGACAATTCTCCAATATTACTCAGATCAAATGAAAATCCTTATGGTCCATCTCCGTTAGCAAGAGCTGCAATGGCAAAAAGTATTAACAGCAGTAATCGATACGGCTGGACTCTTTGGCCTGAATTAATTACGCTCATTGCTAAAAAAAATAATGTTTCGGACAACAATATTACATTAGGCGCAGGTTCAACTGAAATTTTAGATTTAGTACTTCAATACACGGCATCTAAAAAAGGGAACTTTATAATGGCCGAAACCACTTTTGATTATTGGACCGCTCCTTATGAAAAATTAGGACTTAAGAAAATAACGGTTCCATTAACCAAAGATAAAAAGCATGATTTACCAGCAATGTTGAAAGCTATTGATTCAGAAACTAAAATGATTTATATCTGTAATCCAAATAACCCAACAGGAACCATCTGTAATAGAGAAGAATTGGTTTCTTTTATAAATGAAGCTTCAAAAAAAGCAATCGTTTTTGTTGATGAAGCTTATATTGATTTCACAAAAGAACAATCTTTAACAGATCTTGTTATGGAAAACAAAAACGTAATTATCACCAAAACATTCTCAAAAATGTATGGTTTGGCAGGGGCTCGCGTTGGTTATGCTGTTGCGCATTCGGCTACAATAGATGAAATTAATTCTTTTAAGTCTTCACCAAATATGTCCGTAAGCGTTGTATCAGCTACAGCCGCAATTGCATCTTTAAATGACGAAAAATTCATTCAGCAAGTTTATACTTCAAATGAAGAGGTAAAAAAATATACGATAGAACAACTTACCAAACTTAATCTGGAATGCATTCCGTCTTATTCAAATTTTGTTTATTTCTCTTTAGAAAACTACAAAAAAGATTATTTCAAACAATTAGCAGATCATAATATAATGGGAACCAGAATCTATGAAGAAAACGGAAAATGGACCAGAATCACCATAGGAACCTTAAAAGAAATGCAACGATTTATTGCCGCTATAAACTAA
- a CDS encoding rhomboid family intramembrane serine protease, with the protein MKDLLEKIKLIYLPFLIIAISFISIYTFLHWFLFIKFELFPAKEMFLKFWLPFGIPCILVYLFLSPRLKNLKFKNDNKSFFFHLMAILVIAIPTMIAQEYLITATGKLTPIETISEIPKHEKTKYYTLQKFYIDKKNIGVLNTGEATGKNNNRFNMLIYVAMPILETSKETSRHECKYWLGKRYSEEISNSLSNGEKQIKFKDFAARTEKEFNSTDFNQFTYLELVGNTEDHDNFNSAIEQNTHYDLNKPILLQAHDEPFKNRNGKKLEWLLGSLGIGFLFWFILIFFTKLQPQSFRNSITGKKSKLESLKDTFDFLVPREGFYITPILINLNLFIFILMVCTGFGFFSFKGKDLLDWGANFRPFVEDGQWWRLLTSVFLHGSIMHLVSNMFGLYIVGIFLEPVLGKAKYLTIYLVTGFFASLASIWWHDATVSVGASGAIFGLYGLFIALSLLKVFSPLLNKAYLVFSAIFVGYNLLMGLFGNIDNAAHVGGLISGFVIGCIIASHLREQTDFDDQV; encoded by the coding sequence ATGAAAGATCTTTTAGAAAAAATCAAATTAATTTACTTGCCTTTTTTAATAATTGCAATTAGTTTTATTTCTATTTATACTTTCCTGCATTGGTTTTTATTCATCAAATTTGAATTATTTCCTGCTAAAGAAATGTTTTTAAAGTTTTGGCTTCCTTTTGGTATTCCATGTATTCTTGTTTACCTTTTTTTAAGCCCAAGATTAAAGAACTTAAAATTCAAAAATGATAATAAATCTTTTTTCTTTCATTTAATGGCAATCTTAGTAATCGCAATTCCAACTATGATCGCGCAAGAATATTTGATTACAGCAACTGGAAAACTTACTCCAATTGAAACTATTTCAGAGATTCCGAAACATGAAAAGACAAAATATTATACATTACAAAAATTCTATATTGACAAAAAGAATATTGGCGTTCTAAACACTGGCGAAGCAACCGGAAAAAACAATAACCGTTTTAATATGCTTATCTATGTCGCAATGCCAATCTTAGAAACTTCTAAGGAAACTTCCAGACATGAATGTAAATATTGGTTAGGAAAAAGATACTCCGAAGAAATAAGCAATAGTTTATCCAATGGCGAAAAACAGATTAAATTCAAGGATTTTGCCGCAAGAACTGAAAAGGAATTTAATAGTACAGATTTTAATCAATTTACTTATTTAGAACTAGTAGGAAACACAGAAGATCATGATAATTTTAATTCGGCAATCGAACAAAACACACATTACGATCTTAATAAACCTATTTTATTACAAGCACACGACGAACCTTTTAAAAATCGAAACGGTAAAAAACTCGAATGGCTTTTAGGTTCTTTAGGAATTGGCTTTTTATTTTGGTTTATCCTAATCTTTTTCACCAAACTGCAACCACAAAGCTTTAGAAATTCTATAACTGGAAAAAAATCAAAATTAGAAAGTCTAAAAGATACTTTTGATTTTTTAGTTCCGAGAGAAGGTTTTTACATCACTCCAATTTTAATTAACCTCAACTTATTCATTTTCATTTTAATGGTTTGTACAGGTTTTGGATTTTTTTCTTTCAAAGGAAAAGATTTACTCGATTGGGGCGCTAACTTTAGACCTTTTGTAGAAGACGGACAATGGTGGAGATTACTTACATCTGTTTTTTTACATGGAAGTATAATGCATTTAGTCTCAAATATGTTTGGCCTTTATATTGTTGGCATATTTCTGGAACCTGTTTTAGGAAAAGCAAAATATCTTACAATATATCTGGTTACAGGATTTTTTGCAAGTCTCGCCAGCATTTGGTGGCATGATGCAACGGTAAGTGTTGGAGCATCAGGAGCAATTTTTGGGCTTTATGGACTTTTTATTGCGTTATCACTTCTAAAAGTTTTTTCACCACTATTAAACAAAGCTTATTTAGTTTTCAGTGCAATATTTGTGGGTTACAATTTATTAATGGGATTATTTGGAAATATTGATAATGCAGCGCACGTTGGAGGACTTATAAGTGGATTTGTTATTGGCTGTATAATAGCATCACATTTAAGAGAACAAACTGATTTTGACGATCAAGTATAA